A genomic region of Alistipes megaguti contains the following coding sequences:
- a CDS encoding peptidase U32 family protein, with product MKRSDIEIMAPVGSCESLAAAIQAGADAVYFGVGKLNMRSASAANFTLDDLEQIACTARQAGVKSYLTVNTVVYEDEIADLHAVIDRARRAGVDAIIASDMAAILYARQIGQEVHISTQCNISNSEAVRFYAQWADTVVLARELTLEQVAEIHRRIEAEQIRGPRGELVQIEMFAHGALCMSVSGRCYLSLYETGCSANRGACRQLCRRKYTVTDKETGAQLDIDGRYVLSPKDLCTIDFLDRMIGAGVRVLKIEGRARGAEYVKRVVSCYDEALRALEAGCYTPELAAGLKERLREVFNRGFWEGYYAGRPVAEHSTAYGSSATKRKVYVGKVVNFYKKLSVAEVAVEASTLTVGEQIFFLGATTGVAEQTLTELHGPDGKPCQQVSQGELCAIHTPGVIRRGDQLYKFVDAQ from the coding sequence ATGAAACGTTCGGATATCGAAATCATGGCCCCCGTGGGCTCCTGCGAGTCGCTGGCCGCAGCCATTCAGGCCGGTGCCGACGCTGTCTACTTCGGGGTCGGAAAGCTCAACATGCGCTCGGCATCGGCCGCCAACTTCACGCTCGACGACCTGGAGCAGATCGCCTGCACGGCCCGGCAGGCCGGCGTCAAAAGCTATCTGACCGTCAATACGGTGGTCTACGAGGATGAGATCGCCGACCTGCACGCCGTCATCGACCGCGCCCGCCGGGCCGGCGTCGACGCCATCATCGCCTCCGACATGGCCGCCATCCTCTATGCGCGGCAGATCGGGCAGGAGGTCCATATCTCCACGCAGTGCAACATCTCGAACTCCGAAGCCGTACGCTTCTACGCCCAGTGGGCCGACACGGTGGTGCTGGCCCGCGAACTGACTCTCGAACAGGTGGCCGAAATCCACCGCCGCATCGAGGCGGAACAGATCCGCGGTCCGCGCGGCGAACTGGTTCAGATCGAGATGTTCGCCCACGGAGCCCTCTGCATGTCGGTCTCGGGCCGCTGCTACCTCTCGCTCTACGAAACCGGATGCTCGGCCAACCGCGGCGCCTGCCGCCAGTTGTGCCGCCGAAAATACACCGTCACCGACAAGGAGACCGGCGCCCAGCTGGACATCGACGGCCGCTACGTCCTCTCGCCGAAGGATCTCTGCACGATCGACTTCCTGGACAGGATGATCGGCGCCGGAGTCCGCGTGCTGAAGATCGAGGGGCGCGCCCGCGGCGCGGAGTATGTCAAGCGCGTTGTCTCGTGCTACGACGAGGCGCTCCGCGCCCTCGAGGCCGGATGCTACACCCCGGAACTGGCCGCCGGACTCAAGGAGCGGCTTCGCGAGGTCTTCAACCGCGGATTCTGGGAGGGATACTACGCCGGACGCCCCGTCGCCGAACACAGCACCGCCTACGGTTCGTCGGCCACCAAGCGCAAGGTCTATGTCGGCAAGGTGGTCAACTTCTACAAAAAACTCTCCGTCGCCGAGGTGGCCGTCGAGGCCTCGACCCTGACGGTCGGCGAGCAGATCTTCTTCCTCGGAGCCACGACCGGTGTGGCCGAACAGACGCTCACCGAACTCCACGGGCCCGACGGAAAGCCCTGTCAGCAGGTCTCGCAGGGCGAGCTCTGTGCCATTCACACCCCGGGAGTGATTCGGCGCGGCGACCAGCTCTACAAGTTCGTCGACGCCCAATAA
- a CDS encoding polyprenyl synthetase family protein: protein MLNNEQLLQSIENYLAQTDFPAEPELLYAPIGYSLAGGGKRLRPMFLALACGIFSDDIQQALPAAAAVEVFHNFTLLHDDIMDNAAMRRGKPSVYAKWGQNVAILSGDAMLICAYRLLGAIQPRFLPQVLAVFNTMALEVCEGQQYDMDFETKSKVSVVEYMHMIELKTSVLLAGAVVIGATLGGASEEECRKLRRFAIELGLAFQLQDDLLDSYGDERLGKAIGGDILEGKKTYLMITAMSHADEPTREVLRSTYRNASLSDREKIDTVKAIYDRLDIPRLTEQQISVRFERALSILDTLSVGAERTRQMREFAAGLMGRKH from the coding sequence ATGCTGAACAACGAGCAACTGCTCCAATCCATCGAAAATTATCTGGCTCAGACCGACTTCCCGGCCGAACCCGAACTCCTCTATGCACCGATCGGTTATTCGTTGGCCGGCGGAGGCAAACGGCTTCGTCCGATGTTTCTGGCCCTGGCCTGCGGCATCTTCTCGGACGACATCCAGCAGGCTCTCCCGGCGGCCGCGGCCGTCGAGGTTTTCCACAACTTCACGCTCCTGCACGACGACATCATGGACAACGCCGCCATGCGCCGCGGAAAACCTTCGGTCTACGCCAAATGGGGACAGAATGTCGCCATCCTCTCGGGTGACGCCATGCTCATCTGCGCATACCGCCTGCTGGGCGCCATTCAGCCCCGCTTCCTGCCGCAGGTCCTCGCCGTGTTCAACACCATGGCCCTCGAGGTCTGCGAAGGTCAGCAGTACGACATGGATTTCGAAACCAAGTCCAAGGTCTCCGTGGTCGAGTACATGCACATGATCGAACTGAAAACCTCGGTACTGCTCGCCGGGGCGGTCGTCATCGGAGCCACCCTCGGCGGCGCCTCCGAAGAGGAGTGCCGAAAACTCCGCCGATTCGCCATCGAACTCGGACTGGCCTTCCAGCTGCAGGACGATCTGCTGGACAGCTACGGCGACGAACGCCTCGGAAAGGCTATCGGCGGCGATATCCTCGAAGGCAAGAAGACCTATCTGATGATCACGGCCATGAGCCACGCCGACGAGCCCACGCGCGAGGTGCTCCGCTCGACCTACCGCAACGCCAGCCTCTCCGACCGCGAGAAGATCGACACCGTAAAGGCCATCTACGACCGGCTCGACATCCCACGCCTCACGGAGCAGCAGATCTCCGTGCGTTTCGAACGCGCCCTGTCGATCCTCGACACCCTGTCGGTCGGGGCGGAACGCACCCGCCAGATGCGCGAATTCGCCGCCGGACTGATGGGTCGCAAACATTGA